Proteins co-encoded in one Zootoca vivipara chromosome 3, rZooViv1.1, whole genome shotgun sequence genomic window:
- the ADGRF3 gene encoding adhesion G-protein coupled receptor F3 has protein sequence MHEITKEVIVPLVAADLVRTRSQLSMNCSSPEGLTLQCCIRNRGGELRASWNPGAPDPVRLGGNGDPLCYFLTLNSCPSGDTAYQCTFESDHLGSVQTTVTVGPIQAGDRFCPSENSTGRWDSTKAGQVAELLCPEGTDGKMLRSCSPGGTWEYVQDSCTNHRLLSGLYEAQLLQAGLGSPQTEVPWMIDWLKVETESGNIQGRNPRDLLAVLDTMDIISEVALGAQMRLEPSAVSNLLAAANTMLDVAPGPEWSAVEALSPSAASKLLQSIENLASLLLPPSGSPYNLTLPNIELQSSQMGPEFEDFNRGFDTDPPLRVHIGEEDLLRCGQNVTVTSLVLKKLGRILPGCCGPKARLGSLVMSNSVTASNGSVSQVEVEMTFGHWNGTSGGQEEEDEEERVAQCVFWDHSLHDRVGGWSTEGCQASGNETTTKCSCRHLTSFSILMSAHPVPDSFALTFLGTFGVCASILALVATLAIYYLVWTSVVKNKVAYFRYTTLVNIALSLLMGSFWFLGASQLAADPESKLCVAAAFFTHFCYLATFFWMLVQALMLFHQLVFVFHQLSTRSALPAMVSLGYLCPFTIAAATVAAFLPQGGYLQEAVCWLSSRSKAIYAFSVPILAVVSANALILFVVLLKLMRPSVSEGPQGEEWKALVSIFKALLILTPAFGLTWGLGVITMTTDASQFTHYMFTILNSLQGVFILIFGCLMDKKVRGALCKRLRKSPAAQTKSETLDSKLSN, from the exons ATGCACGAGATAACCAAGGAGGTGATCGTTCCCCTCGTCGCGGCAGACCTCGTCCGGACACGGTCGCAGCTCTCCATGAACTGCAGCTCCCCCGAGGGCCTGACTCTGCAATGCTGCATCcggaacagaggaggagagctCAGAGCATCCTGGAATCCAGGTGCCCCAGACCCAG TTCGCCTGGGGGGCAACGGAGACCCGCTCTGCTACTTCCTCACCCTGAATTCCTGCCCCAGCGGTGACACCGCCTATCAGTGCACATTTGAAAGTGACCACCTTGGATCTGTGCAGACTACAGTGACGGTGGGCCCGATTCAAG CCGGAGATCGCTTCTGCCCCAGCGAGAACTCGACAGGCAGGTGGGATTCCACAAAGGCGGGGCAGGTGGCTGAGCTCCTGTGTCCCGAGGGGACCGATGGAAAGATGCTCCGGTCTTGCTCACCTGGAGGCACCTGGGAATATGTCCAAGACAGCTGCACAAATCACCGACTGCTGTCTGGGTTGTACGAGGCCCAG CTGCTCCAGGCAGGGTTGGGCAGCCCCCAAACCGAGGTCCCTTGGATGATAGACTGGCTGAAGGTGGAGACGGAGTCCGGGAACATCCAGGGCAGAAACCCCCGGGACCTCCTGGCTGTGCTCGACACAATGGACATCATCTCGGAGGTGGCTCTGGGAGCCCAGATGCGCCTGGAGCCCAGCGCTGTGTCT AATTTGCTGGCTGCTGCCAACACGATGCTCGACGTAGCCCCGGGGCCGGAGTGGTCTGCGGTGGAAGCCCTGAGCCCGTCAGCCGCTTCCAAGCTCCTGCAATCCATCGAGAACCTCGCCAGCCTCCTCCTGCCACCCTCGGGGAGCCCGTACAACTTGACGCTCCCCAACATTGAGCTCCAAAGCTCCCAGATGGGCCCTGAGTTCGAGGACTTCAACAGGGGCTTTGACACGGACCCCCCTCTCCGCGTCCACATCGGGGAGGAGGATTTGCTTCGCTGCGGGCAGAACGTCACCGTCACCAGCCTGGTGCTGAAGAAGCTGGGCAGAATCCTGCCAGGCTGCTGTGGCCCCAAGGCCAGGCTGGGCAGCTTAGTGATGTCCAACTCTGTGACGGCTTCCAACGGGAGCGTCTCGCAGGTGGAGGTGGAGATGACCTTTGGCCACTGGAATGGCACCAGCGgagggcaagaggaggaggacgaggaggagagGGTGGCGCAGTGTGTGTTCTGGGACCACAGCCTACATGACAGGGTCGGCGGCTGGTCAACCGAGGGGTGCCAGGCCTCCGGCAACGAAACCACCACCAAGTGCAGCTGCCGCCACCTGACCTCCTTCTCCATTCTCATGTCGGCCCATCCTGTGCCCGACAGCTTCGCCCTCACCTTCCTGGGCACGTTTGGGGTCTGCGCCTCAATCCTGGCTCTCGTCGCCACCCTCGCCATCTACTACCTCGTCTGGACTTCGGTGGTGAAGAATAAG GTGGCTTACTTCCGCTACACCACGCTGGTCAACATCGCCCTGTCTCTGCTGATGGGCAGCTTCTGGTTCCTGGGCGCCTCTCAGCTGGCGGCTGACCCCGAGAGCAAGCTGTGCGTGGCGGCCGCCTTCTTCACCCACTTCTGCTACCTGGCCACCTTCTTCTGGATGCTGGTCCAGGCCCTGATGCTCTTCCACCAGCTGGTCTTCGTCTTCCACCAGCTGAGCACCCGCTCCGCCCTGCCCGCCATGGTCTCACTGGGCTACCTGTGCCCCTTCACCATCGCCGCAGCCACCGTGGCCGCCTTCCTCCCCCAGGGGGGCTACCTCCAGGAGGCCGTCTGCTGGCTCTCCTCTCGCAGCAAAGCCATCTACGCCTTCTCCGTGCCCATCCTGGCCGTCGTGTCGGCCAACGCGCTCATCCTCTTTGTGGTGCTGCTGAAACTCATGAGGCCCTCGGTGTCCGAGGGGCCCCAGGGGGAGGAGTGGAAGGCTCTGGTCAGCATCTTCAAGGCCCTGCTCATCCTCACGCCCGCCTTCGGGTTGACGTGGGGACTGGGTGTCATCACAATGACCACGGACGCCTCGCAATTCACGCATTACATGTTTACCATCCTCAATTCGCTCCAG GGGGTCTTCATTCTGATTTTTGGCTGCCTCATGGACAAGAAA GTGAGGGGAGCGCTTTGCAAGCGTCTGCGCAAGTCACCTGCAGCTCAG ACCAAGAGCGAAACGCTGGACTCCAAACTCAGCAACTGA